The following are encoded in a window of Chryseobacterium sp. genomic DNA:
- a CDS encoding bifunctional riboflavin kinase/FAD synthetase, whose amino-acid sequence MKIFRNFNEHQEKTPLALSIGMFDGVHRGHQTIINQLNSISREKGFQTAILTFWPHPRTVFNPNDDLKLLNTIDEKIYLLEKNGVEHLFLKEFDEQFRNLSGAEFVKQILVEKLNVKHLIIGHDHTFGKNKSGDFNLLKEMSTECGFEVQQVEAVNYHDRNISSTQIRNALAAGNVKEANEMLGYVFSVSGTVVNGRKIGRTIGYPTANIETDPLKLLPKKGAYIVEVFVKDQKYKGMLSIGTNPTVNGTSLSTEVYILDFNDDIYGEEISVNFREFLHDEIKFDSVEKLIERLDEDKRLTAEFPF is encoded by the coding sequence TTGAAAATATTTCGGAACTTTAACGAACACCAGGAAAAAACGCCGCTGGCGCTTTCTATTGGTATGTTCGATGGGGTGCACCGCGGTCATCAGACCATCATTAACCAGCTTAATTCTATTAGCCGTGAGAAGGGGTTTCAGACTGCCATCCTCACTTTTTGGCCACATCCGCGCACAGTTTTTAACCCAAATGACGACCTGAAACTGCTGAACACCATTGACGAGAAGATTTATCTGCTTGAAAAAAATGGTGTGGAGCATCTTTTCCTGAAGGAATTCGACGAACAGTTCCGCAATCTCAGCGGTGCTGAATTTGTAAAGCAGATCCTGGTAGAGAAGTTGAATGTAAAGCACCTGATCATTGGTCACGACCACACCTTCGGCAAGAACAAAAGCGGTGATTTTAACCTTTTAAAGGAAATGTCCACCGAATGCGGTTTTGAAGTGCAGCAAGTTGAGGCGGTGAATTACCACGACCGAAACATCAGTTCCACCCAGATCAGAAATGCGCTGGCCGCAGGAAATGTAAAGGAGGCCAACGAAATGCTGGGTTATGTATTTTCAGTCTCAGGAACAGTGGTCAATGGAAGAAAGATAGGACGCACCATCGGTTATCCCACGGCAAATATAGAGACTGATCCCTTAAAACTTCTGCCCAAGAAAGGGGCCTATATCGTGGAGGTCTTTGTAAAAGACCAGAAATATAAAGGCATGCTGAGCATCGGCACCAACCCTACGGTGAATGGTACTTCCCTCTCCACCGAAGTCTATATCCTTGATTTTAATGATGATATTTATGGTGAAGAAATTTCAGTAAACTTTCGTGAATTTCTGCATGATGAGATCAAGTTTGACTCGGTGGAAAAGCTGATTGAAAGGCTGGATGAGGATAAAAGGCTGACCGCTGAATTTCCTTTCTAA
- the atpD gene encoding F0F1 ATP synthase subunit beta, whose protein sequence is MANQIKGKISQIIGPVIDVVFKGAEELPNIYDALEIAKTDGSKVVLEVEQHIGEDMVRCIAMDATDGLQRGQEVIAQGRQITMPTGAEVYGRLFNVVGDAIDGIREVSKEGGLPIHREAPKFDQLSTSAEVLFTGIKVIDLIEPYAKGGKIGLFGGAGVGKTVLIQELINNIAKGHGGLSVFAGVGERTREGNDLLREMLESGIIKYGDEFMHSMENGGWDLSKIDHEEMKDSKCTFVFGQMNEPPGARARVALSGLTIAEYFRDGDGQGQGRDVLFFVDNIFRFTQAGSEVSALLGRMPSAVGYQPTLASEMGAMQERITSTKNGSITSVQAVYVPADDLTDPAPATTFAHLDATTVLDRKIASLGIYPAVDPLASTSRILTPEILGEDHYNTAQRVKEILQRYKALQDIIAILGMEELSEEDKLVVYRARKVQRFLSQPFHVAEQFTGLKGALVDIKDTIKGFNMIIDGELDQYPEAAFNLKGTIEEAIEAGQKMLAENA, encoded by the coding sequence ATGGCAAACCAAATTAAAGGAAAAATTTCGCAAATTATCGGTCCGGTAATCGACGTAGTTTTCAAAGGAGCAGAGGAGCTTCCGAATATTTACGACGCACTGGAAATCGCTAAAACCGACGGCAGCAAAGTGGTTCTGGAAGTAGAGCAGCATATTGGAGAAGATATGGTAAGATGTATCGCAATGGACGCTACTGATGGTCTTCAGAGAGGTCAGGAAGTGATTGCACAGGGACGCCAGATTACCATGCCTACAGGTGCGGAAGTATACGGCAGACTTTTTAATGTTGTTGGAGATGCTATTGACGGAATCCGCGAGGTTTCCAAAGAAGGTGGTCTTCCGATCCACAGAGAAGCGCCAAAATTCGATCAGTTATCCACTTCTGCGGAAGTTCTTTTTACAGGTATTAAAGTAATTGACCTTATTGAACCTTATGCAAAAGGAGGTAAGATTGGTTTGTTCGGTGGTGCCGGTGTTGGTAAAACGGTATTGATCCAGGAATTGATTAACAATATTGCAAAAGGTCACGGTGGTCTTTCGGTTTTTGCCGGTGTAGGAGAAAGAACCAGAGAAGGAAACGACCTTTTGAGAGAGATGCTGGAATCCGGCATTATTAAATATGGTGATGAGTTCATGCACTCCATGGAAAATGGAGGTTGGGACCTGTCCAAAATTGATCATGAAGAGATGAAGGACTCCAAGTGTACCTTCGTTTTCGGACAGATGAACGAACCACCGGGAGCAAGAGCGCGTGTAGCACTTTCCGGTCTTACGATTGCAGAATATTTCCGTGATGGTGACGGACAGGGACAGGGAAGAGACGTACTTTTCTTTGTTGATAACATCTTCCGTTTCACCCAAGCGGGTTCTGAGGTATCTGCACTTCTTGGCCGTATGCCTTCTGCGGTAGGTTACCAGCCAACGCTTGCCTCTGAGATGGGTGCGATGCAGGAAAGGATTACCTCTACAAAGAACGGTTCCATTACATCTGTACAGGCGGTTTACGTACCTGCGGATGACCTTACCGACCCGGCTCCGGCAACTACATTTGCCCACCTGGATGCTACTACTGTACTTGACAGAAAGATTGCTTCCCTTGGTATCTATCCTGCGGTAGACCCATTGGCTTCAACTTCCAGAATCCTGACGCCGGAAATCCTTGGTGAAGATCACTATAATACAGCACAGAGAGTGAAGGAAATCCTTCAGCGTTACAAAGCCCTTCAGGACATCATCGCGATTCTTGGTATGGAAGAACTTTCTGAAGAAGATAAACTGGTTGTTTACCGTGCAAGAAAAGTACAGCGTTTCCTTTCTCAGCCATTCCACGTAGCGGAGCAGTTTACAGGTCTGAAAGGAGCATTGGTAGATATTAAAGATACCATCAAAGGCTTCAACATGATCATCGACGGTGAGCTGGATCAGTATCCTGAAGCAGCCTTCAACCTGAAAGGAACCATTGAAGAAGCTATTGAAGCTGGACAGAAAATGCTGGCAGAAAACGCTTAA
- a CDS encoding FoF1 ATP synthase subunit delta/epsilon codes for MNIKILTPEFVVFEGEVKSVLLPGKNGDFHIKKDHAAIVASLINGKIRIFTDSIGEKYAEKFVRENEKENVYSFKVKSGVIEFNNNQGIILAE; via the coding sequence ATGAACATAAAAATTTTAACTCCGGAATTTGTAGTCTTCGAAGGCGAAGTGAAATCGGTTTTGCTTCCCGGGAAGAACGGTGATTTCCATATCAAGAAGGACCACGCTGCCATTGTTGCCTCACTGATTAACGGAAAGATCAGAATCTTTACAGATTCCATCGGAGAAAAGTATGCGGAGAAATTTGTTCGCGAGAACGAAAAGGAAAACGTTTACTCTTTCAAAGTGAAGAGCGGGGTTATTGAATTCAATAATAACCAGGGCATCATTCTGGCAGAATGA